A stretch of the Kushneria konosiri genome encodes the following:
- a CDS encoding membrane-bound PQQ-dependent dehydrogenase, glucose/quinate/shikimate family: MGTSSGKARRWNLALMGVGALVALVGLALIVGGAWLAIVGGSWYYLLAGIGMLLAGGLLIRRHRTGVVLYALVFIGSLLWAAWESGLDYWRWIPRMDVVLILAILVALVAWRTVDGPSRRTSLFSAGGLTLVLAGAGALAFLPHNVSHPNEVPGPQSASLATNTGSAQPADQPARGDWAAYGGDNAATRYTALNQITPDNVGKLEKAWTYRTGDLLDHRWGAETTPLKVGNSVYLCTSRNILISLDAATGEERWRHDPQVSEDAIPYTAACRGVTYYQVPENAPTQDDSTDTNRTTTLSDDSAAPSDDGAESVVAASSSDSAQQCRTRIFSGTLDGRIIAVDAETGKPCTDFGDNGQVDIKQNMGETPPGYVSINSAPVIVDNVLVTGHQVLDGQRRYPPSGVIKGYNAVTGELEWAWDAGRPDRSEPLSGDETYVRGSPNMWTTAVGDNNLGLVYLPMANSAADYWSSSRTPAENEWASSLVALDVTTGLPKWKFQTAHKDVWDYDPGSQPTLIDFPTDNGRVPAVVMPTKQGGIYVFDRRSGELLGGGAEERPVPQGGVEPEQRSKTQPWSLYHTLEQPELTERDMWGMSPFDQMFCRIQFQNASYEGMYTPPTADQHWVEYTGYNGGSDWGSIAIDPERGVLIANYNDMPNHNILVPREKANEYGWKPREEMASDDGGAEGAGDPQANTPYAVNVNAGWRVPYTGLLCKEPPYGHIRAVDVASGNTLWNRPLGTARANGPWGIRSGLPINIGTPNNGGSAVTAGGLIFIAAATDDLIRAIDIESGETLWSAPLPAGGQANPLVYEANGREYLMIVATGHHFMETPSGDYVLTYALPE; encoded by the coding sequence ATGGGCACATCATCAGGCAAGGCGCGGCGATGGAACCTCGCGCTCATGGGGGTCGGCGCACTGGTGGCGCTGGTCGGACTGGCACTGATCGTCGGCGGCGCCTGGCTGGCGATCGTTGGCGGCTCCTGGTATTACCTGCTGGCCGGCATCGGCATGCTGCTCGCCGGCGGGCTTTTGATCAGACGACACCGTACCGGCGTTGTGCTCTACGCTCTGGTCTTTATCGGCTCACTGCTGTGGGCGGCCTGGGAGTCGGGGCTTGATTACTGGCGCTGGATTCCGCGCATGGATGTGGTACTGATCCTTGCCATTCTGGTGGCGCTGGTGGCCTGGCGCACCGTGGATGGCCCGTCCCGGCGCACCTCCCTGTTTTCCGCAGGCGGGCTGACGCTGGTGCTGGCCGGTGCCGGAGCGCTGGCCTTTTTGCCGCACAATGTCTCGCACCCCAATGAGGTGCCCGGGCCGCAATCGGCGTCGCTTGCCACGAATACCGGCAGCGCTCAGCCAGCCGATCAGCCCGCACGCGGCGACTGGGCGGCCTACGGCGGCGACAACGCCGCCACCCGTTACACCGCGCTCAATCAGATCACCCCCGATAACGTGGGCAAGCTGGAAAAGGCCTGGACCTATCGCACCGGAGACCTGCTCGACCATCGCTGGGGCGCCGAGACCACACCGCTGAAGGTCGGCAACAGCGTTTACCTGTGCACCTCGCGCAACATCCTGATTTCGCTGGACGCCGCAACCGGCGAGGAGCGCTGGCGCCATGATCCGCAGGTCTCGGAAGACGCCATCCCCTATACCGCGGCCTGTCGCGGGGTCACGTACTATCAGGTGCCGGAAAACGCCCCGACACAGGATGACAGCACAGACACAAACCGCACGACGACACTGAGCGATGACAGCGCCGCACCCTCTGATGACGGTGCCGAAAGCGTCGTGGCCGCCTCGTCAAGTGACAGCGCACAGCAGTGCCGGACGCGCATTTTCTCGGGCACGCTGGATGGTCGCATCATTGCCGTGGATGCCGAGACCGGCAAGCCCTGTACCGACTTTGGCGATAACGGCCAGGTCGATATCAAGCAGAACATGGGCGAGACGCCGCCGGGCTATGTCTCGATCAACTCGGCCCCGGTGATTGTCGATAACGTGCTGGTCACCGGCCATCAGGTGCTCGACGGTCAGCGTCGCTATCCGCCCTCCGGCGTGATCAAGGGCTATAACGCCGTGACCGGCGAACTCGAATGGGCCTGGGATGCCGGCCGGCCGGACCGCAGCGAGCCGCTCAGCGGTGACGAGACCTACGTGCGCGGCTCGCCCAACATGTGGACCACCGCCGTGGGCGACAACAATCTGGGGCTGGTCTATCTGCCGATGGCCAACTCCGCCGCGGACTATTGGAGCAGCTCGCGCACGCCGGCCGAAAACGAATGGGCCAGCTCGCTGGTGGCGCTGGATGTCACCACCGGGCTGCCCAAATGGAAGTTTCAGACCGCACACAAGGACGTCTGGGACTACGACCCCGGCTCCCAGCCGACGCTGATCGACTTTCCCACCGATAACGGCCGCGTGCCGGCAGTGGTCATGCCAACCAAGCAGGGCGGCATCTATGTCTTTGATCGTCGCAGCGGCGAACTGCTCGGCGGCGGCGCCGAGGAGCGCCCGGTCCCGCAGGGTGGGGTGGAACCCGAGCAGCGCTCGAAAACCCAGCCCTGGTCGCTCTACCACACCCTCGAGCAGCCCGAGCTGACCGAGCGCGACATGTGGGGCATGTCACCCTTTGATCAGATGTTCTGTCGCATCCAGTTCCAGAACGCCAGCTATGAAGGCATGTACACGCCGCCGACCGCCGATCAGCACTGGGTCGAGTACACCGGCTACAACGGCGGTTCGGACTGGGGCAGCATCGCGATCGACCCGGAACGCGGTGTGCTGATTGCCAACTACAACGACATGCCCAACCACAACATTCTCGTGCCGCGCGAGAAGGCCAACGAGTACGGCTGGAAACCGCGCGAAGAGATGGCCAGTGACGACGGCGGCGCCGAAGGGGCAGGAGATCCGCAGGCCAACACGCCCTATGCCGTCAACGTCAACGCCGGCTGGCGCGTGCCCTACACCGGCCTGCTCTGCAAGGAGCCGCCCTACGGCCATATTCGCGCCGTTGATGTCGCCTCCGGCAACACGCTGTGGAACCGCCCGCTGGGCACCGCCCGTGCCAACGGCCCCTGGGGCATTCGCTCAGGCCTGCCAATCAACATCGGCACGCCCAACAATGGCGGCTCGGCCGTCACCGCAGGCGGTTTGATCTTCATTGCCGCCGCCACCGACGACCTGATTCGGGCCATCGACATCGAAAGCGGTGAAACGCTGTGGAGCGCGCCACTACCGGCCGGCGGTCAGGCCAATCCGCTGGTGTATGAAGCCAACGGGCGCGAGTACCTGATGATCGTCGCCACCGGCCACCACTTCATGGAAACGCCGTCGGGGGATTACGTGCTGACCTATGCGCTGCCGGAGTAA
- a CDS encoding CPBP family intramembrane glutamic endopeptidase, which translates to MTITRPVYQRPLFQVLFGLLMFAVYLGSQFLSVWVLQHVLRDASFAALMRSYGFAVLLAPSLALMLAGFWVWRRWCSPIPTLIGRFTPGDVARGVGLILLIQGLAAAISLWLDMAPEAFMSALYDGKSLLQSLVMALCVLIWAPVIEELAFRHFLIARIDDQPKGWRATLLILFSALCFAGLHMFQYHHLLTFAALLGWGLVLGYYRWRTRGLLLPMLLHALVSSIGLMGALFQG; encoded by the coding sequence ATGACCATCACCCGCCCTGTGTATCAACGCCCGCTGTTTCAGGTTCTATTCGGTCTCTTGATGTTTGCCGTCTATCTGGGCAGCCAGTTTCTGAGCGTGTGGGTACTGCAGCATGTCCTGAGAGACGCCTCGTTTGCAGCGCTGATGCGCAGCTATGGCTTTGCGGTGCTTCTGGCACCATCACTGGCGCTGATGCTGGCAGGCTTCTGGGTGTGGCGGCGCTGGTGTTCCCCGATACCCACCCTCATCGGACGCTTCACCCCGGGGGACGTTGCCCGGGGCGTCGGCCTGATACTGCTGATTCAGGGGCTGGCGGCTGCAATCAGTCTCTGGCTGGACATGGCGCCCGAGGCGTTCATGAGCGCCCTGTATGACGGCAAGAGCCTGCTGCAGAGTCTGGTCATGGCGCTTTGTGTACTGATCTGGGCACCGGTCATCGAGGAGCTGGCCTTTCGACACTTTCTGATCGCAAGAATCGATGACCAGCCGAAGGGCTGGCGCGCCACACTTTTGATCCTGTTCAGCGCACTGTGTTTTGCCGGGCTGCACATGTTCCAGTATCACCACCTGCTGACCTTTGCAGCGCTGCTGGGCTGGGGGCTGGTGCTGGGCTACTACCGCTGGCGCACCCGAGGGCTTTTGCTGCCGATGCTGCTGCATGCGCTGGTCTCGAGCATCGGCCTGATGGGAGCGCTGTTTCAAGGCTGA
- a CDS encoding MFS transporter, producing the protein MQQQKNRAETVKAVSIAAGGALCTAIAFGPARMGYGLFLPQFRDVFSLSTAHAGLIASSAFVAFLLALLVSAYLVMRYGGRVPVVAGLLAATVGLAMVAGTQGTLIFAIGIILSATSAGLCWSPFNDAVGRAIISEWHGRVLSVVSTGTTFGMAGAGVMALAVALLGWDWRTIWFGFAGLALVCALYHLVVLRQLPETTASSFDRKKFRRLMHRGIRPIYWIAVSFGITNGIYLSFAVNQIDAMGGLAGLQIDGAGAVLFMAFGAGGVAGLWTADVERRIGLRRLVQGIFVCSAASLLLIGLGADIWAGVVVSAALQGLCLMSLSALFSFISQRLYPDISSVSFTAVLCVYALGNVAGPALAGYLAGLSSLMMVFTATAALSLMTGLLFRARYT; encoded by the coding sequence ATGCAACAGCAAAAGAATCGAGCAGAGACCGTCAAGGCGGTGTCCATTGCGGCGGGCGGTGCCCTGTGTACCGCCATCGCCTTCGGGCCGGCCCGAATGGGGTATGGGCTGTTTCTGCCCCAGTTTCGTGATGTGTTCTCGTTGAGCACGGCTCATGCCGGCCTGATCGCCAGCAGTGCCTTCGTGGCCTTTTTACTGGCGCTGCTGGTGTCTGCGTATCTGGTCATGCGTTATGGCGGGCGTGTGCCGGTGGTGGCCGGTCTGCTGGCCGCCACGGTCGGTCTGGCAATGGTGGCCGGTACGCAAGGTACGCTGATCTTTGCCATCGGTATCATCCTTTCGGCCACCAGCGCCGGTCTGTGCTGGTCCCCCTTCAACGACGCCGTGGGGCGCGCCATCATCAGTGAGTGGCATGGTCGCGTGCTGTCCGTGGTCAGTACGGGCACGACCTTTGGCATGGCCGGGGCGGGGGTCATGGCACTGGCCGTCGCTCTGCTGGGCTGGGACTGGCGCACCATCTGGTTCGGGTTTGCCGGGCTGGCCCTTGTGTGTGCGCTGTATCATCTGGTGGTGCTGCGTCAGCTGCCGGAAACAACGGCGTCGTCATTTGATCGAAAAAAATTCAGGCGACTGATGCACAGGGGCATCCGACCCATTTACTGGATCGCCGTGTCGTTTGGTATCACCAATGGCATCTATCTGTCGTTTGCCGTCAATCAAATCGACGCCATGGGTGGGCTTGCAGGTCTGCAGATCGATGGCGCAGGCGCAGTACTGTTCATGGCCTTCGGAGCTGGCGGGGTAGCCGGTTTATGGACGGCAGATGTTGAGCGGCGTATCGGCCTGCGTCGTCTGGTGCAGGGCATCTTTGTGTGTTCTGCAGCCTCCCTGTTGTTGATCGGTCTCGGGGCAGACATCTGGGCCGGCGTGGTGGTCTCGGCCGCCCTTCAGGGTCTTTGCCTTATGAGCCTGAGCGCGCTCTTTTCATTTATCAGTCAGCGGCTTTATCCCGACATCTCGAGCGTCAGCTTTACCGCGGTGCTGTGCGTCTATGCCCTGGGCAATGTCGCAGGCCCTGCCCTGGCGGGTTATCTGGCCGGTCTTTCCAGTCTGATGATGGTGTTTACAGCAACCGCGGCGCTATCGCTGATGACCGGTCTGCTGTTCCGGGCCAGGTACACCTGA
- a CDS encoding MDR family oxidoreductase → MFNAILVEQTDQQGRAIVTQLETASLPPGNVLVRVEWSTLNYKDALAITGKGAVVRRFPMVPGIDLAGVVEHSEHPEWTAGDHVLLNGWGIGEEHWGGLAQYARVNGDWLTRLPLSLNSHQAMAIGTAGYTAMLSVLALERHGLTPDRGEVLVTGGNGGVGSYAIALLAARGYRVIASTGRPRESAFLERLGAADILDRSELSQPGKPLARARWAAAIDSVGSHTLANACAMTRPDGLVAACGLAQGMEFPATVAPFILRGISLLGINSVTRPAEERQHAWARLAEDIDPVLLGEISRDIRLGDTLDASEQLLAGNIRGRLVVDVNG, encoded by the coding sequence ATGTTCAACGCCATTTTAGTGGAGCAGACCGACCAGCAAGGTCGCGCGATCGTCACACAGCTGGAGACGGCATCGCTCCCGCCGGGCAACGTCCTGGTTCGCGTCGAATGGAGCACGCTCAATTACAAGGACGCGCTGGCGATCACCGGCAAGGGCGCGGTTGTGCGCCGCTTCCCCATGGTGCCGGGCATCGATCTTGCCGGTGTCGTCGAGCACAGCGAGCATCCCGAATGGACAGCGGGCGATCACGTGCTGCTCAACGGCTGGGGCATCGGCGAGGAGCACTGGGGCGGCCTTGCGCAGTACGCGCGCGTCAACGGCGACTGGCTTACCCGGCTACCGCTCTCGCTGAACAGCCACCAGGCGATGGCCATCGGCACTGCCGGCTATACCGCCATGCTGAGCGTGCTGGCGCTGGAGCGTCACGGCCTGACACCGGATCGTGGTGAGGTTCTGGTGACCGGCGGCAACGGGGGCGTCGGCAGCTACGCCATTGCCCTGCTGGCGGCACGCGGCTACCGGGTGATCGCCTCGACCGGCCGCCCTCGGGAGTCGGCCTTTCTCGAGCGGCTGGGCGCGGCCGACATCCTTGATCGCAGTGAGCTCTCACAGCCGGGGAAACCGCTTGCCAGAGCCAGATGGGCAGCTGCCATCGACTCGGTGGGCAGCCATACCCTGGCCAACGCCTGCGCCATGACCCGCCCCGATGGTCTGGTCGCCGCCTGCGGCCTGGCCCAGGGCATGGAGTTTCCGGCGACCGTGGCCCCCTTCATTCTGCGCGGCATCAGCCTGCTCGGCATCAACAGCGTGACGCGCCCCGCCGAGGAACGCCAGCACGCCTGGGCGCGACTGGCCGAAGACATCGATCCCGTCCTGCTCGGCGAGATTTCGCGGGACATCCGCCTGGGCGACACGCTGGACGCCTCCGAGCAGCTTCTGGCAGGCAACATACGTGGCCGGCTGGTGGTGGACGTCAACGGCTGA
- a CDS encoding TetR/AcrR family transcriptional regulator: protein MQTPTPSGKRRGRPPKVPRHHPDTREALIHCGVEVLTEQGFVSTGIDGVLKRVGVPKGSFYHYFDSKEAFGHAVLACYADYFACRLDRCLLDAGLSPLERLRHFTQNAQEGMARHDYRRGCLVGNLGQEVTLLPEGFDQRLEAILQDWQRRVANCLRLAQTQGELADDADCDALAAFFWIGWEGAVQRARLVRGPAPLVLFRQEFFARLPR, encoded by the coding sequence ATGCAGACACCCACACCTTCGGGCAAGCGCCGCGGCCGCCCACCCAAAGTGCCCCGCCATCATCCCGACACCCGGGAGGCCCTGATTCACTGTGGCGTTGAAGTGCTCACCGAGCAGGGGTTCGTCTCGACCGGCATTGACGGCGTGTTGAAACGGGTCGGCGTGCCCAAGGGCTCGTTTTATCACTACTTCGACAGCAAGGAGGCCTTCGGGCACGCCGTGCTGGCCTGCTATGCCGACTATTTTGCCTGCAGGCTCGACCGCTGCCTGCTCGATGCCGGTCTATCGCCGCTGGAGAGGCTTCGACATTTCACGCAAAACGCTCAGGAAGGCATGGCACGTCACGACTACCGCAGAGGCTGTCTGGTGGGCAATCTGGGGCAGGAAGTCACGCTTCTCCCCGAAGGCTTTGACCAGCGGCTGGAAGCCATCCTGCAGGACTGGCAACGCCGGGTTGCCAACTGCCTGCGACTGGCTCAAACGCAGGGCGAACTGGCCGATGACGCCGACTGTGACGCACTGGCCGCCTTTTTCTGGATCGGCTGGGAGGGGGCCGTACAGCGTGCACGGCTGGTCCGCGGACCGGCGCCTCTGGTGCTTTTTCGTCAGGAATTCTTCGCACGATTGCCACGCTGA
- a CDS encoding MBL fold metallo-hydrolase, whose protein sequence is MKTFALSPGDQDRARPDVAGFFDPRTFSIQYVVSDPATRRCVIIDPVLDFDEKAGATATLQADALLEYIERERLEVDWILDTHPHADHFSAARYLHEKTGAPTAIGRPVTQVQALWKEIYHWPELKDDGSQWDRLFDDGETFRVGRLEARVMHSPGHTLASITYVIGDAAFVHDTLFQPDFGTARADFPGGSAHQLWHSIQAILALPEDTRLFTGHDYMPDDREPQWESTVREQRDTNKHRLTESSEAEFVALRQKRDRELPMPKLILHALQVNILGGRLPEPESNGRRYLKIPLDALDGAAWA, encoded by the coding sequence ATGAAGACCTTTGCCCTCTCCCCGGGAGATCAGGACCGTGCCCGGCCCGATGTTGCCGGCTTTTTCGATCCGCGCACCTTCAGCATTCAGTACGTGGTATCAGACCCCGCCACACGCCGCTGCGTGATCATTGATCCGGTGCTTGATTTTGATGAGAAGGCCGGGGCGACCGCCACACTGCAGGCCGATGCGCTGCTTGAATATATCGAGCGGGAAAGGCTCGAGGTCGACTGGATTCTGGACACGCATCCGCATGCCGATCATTTCTCCGCGGCGCGCTATCTGCATGAAAAAACCGGCGCGCCGACTGCCATTGGCCGGCCGGTGACGCAGGTTCAGGCGCTGTGGAAGGAGATCTACCACTGGCCGGAACTAAAGGATGACGGCAGCCAGTGGGATCGTCTGTTCGACGACGGGGAGACGTTCAGGGTGGGCAGGCTCGAAGCCCGCGTGATGCACTCGCCAGGGCATACGCTGGCCTCGATCACCTATGTGATCGGTGATGCCGCCTTCGTCCACGACACGCTCTTTCAGCCGGACTTCGGCACCGCCAGGGCCGACTTTCCCGGCGGCAGTGCCCATCAGTTGTGGCACTCGATTCAGGCCATTCTGGCCCTGCCGGAGGACACGCGGCTCTTCACCGGCCATGACTACATGCCGGACGATCGCGAACCGCAGTGGGAAAGCACGGTGCGCGAGCAGCGCGACACCAACAAGCATCGATTGACCGAGAGCAGCGAAGCCGAATTCGTCGCGCTGCGCCAGAAGCGTGACCGCGAACTGCCGATGCCAAAGCTGATCCTGCACGCGCTGCAGGTCAACATTCTTGGCGGGCGCCTGCCGGAACCCGAAAGCAACGGCCGGCGCTATCTGAAGATACCGCTGGATGCCCTTGATGGAGCCGCGTGGGCGTAG
- a CDS encoding heavy metal sensor histidine kinase: protein MSRITGSLTLRLAFLFALVVGLLLSTIGLYLYHSLYSEITWRDDQMLRGRLERMIVLLDNSASVEALRHRPRLYANMLDNRESVLWVLTDDDRPIIEVNPMHQPVPELKGSDEVQLRTVLNGAPARLAWIDARLDGQQVTLIAGKRLTERNRMLASYRSKLWLSLAGGSLAAFLLGWIVTRRGLAPVRRLTARAATIDTQHLYYRLPEHSEVSELRDLSLALNGMLTRLEAGFLQLSRFSEDLAHEMRTPLTNLMGQTQQRLRHDRTGDEYKEILISNQEEFERLARMIDSMLFLARNEQPDASLDRQPIELHDMVDQLCEYFEGMAEERGMTLINRTHGRLDADPDLLRRALANLIANALRYGQTQTPIVIDQQQIDHLHHISVLNQGEPIPEAHLSLLFERFYRVDASRHTPGDSGGLGLAIVRSIAQLHGGLATVSNEHSGVRFTLCLPVSARS, encoded by the coding sequence ATGAGTCGAATCACGGGCTCATTGACGCTCCGACTGGCATTTTTATTTGCATTAGTCGTTGGGCTGCTACTGAGCACCATCGGTCTTTATCTTTATCATTCCCTGTATAGCGAAATTACCTGGCGTGACGATCAGATGCTGCGGGGCCGCCTGGAGCGCATGATCGTGCTGCTGGACAATAGCGCCAGCGTCGAGGCACTGCGTCACCGCCCTCGACTGTATGCCAACATGCTTGATAATCGCGAAAGCGTGCTCTGGGTGCTGACGGATGACGACCGTCCTATCATAGAAGTCAATCCCATGCATCAGCCGGTGCCTGAACTGAAAGGCAGTGATGAGGTGCAGCTGCGTACCGTTTTGAATGGCGCACCGGCAAGACTTGCCTGGATTGATGCCCGTCTTGATGGCCAACAGGTCACGCTGATTGCCGGCAAGCGTCTGACCGAGCGTAACCGCATGCTGGCGAGTTATCGCAGCAAGCTCTGGCTTTCGCTGGCGGGTGGTTCTCTGGCGGCCTTTTTGCTCGGCTGGATCGTCACAAGACGCGGACTGGCTCCGGTCAGGCGGTTAACGGCTCGAGCAGCCACTATCGATACGCAGCATCTCTATTATCGTTTGCCCGAGCACTCGGAAGTCAGCGAGCTGCGTGACTTGAGCCTTGCCCTGAACGGTATGCTGACTCGCCTTGAAGCCGGTTTTCTGCAGCTTTCACGCTTTTCCGAAGATCTCGCCCATGAGATGCGAACGCCCTTGACCAATTTGATGGGACAGACACAGCAGAGGCTGCGTCATGACCGGACCGGCGATGAATACAAAGAGATACTGATTTCTAATCAGGAGGAGTTTGAAAGACTCGCGCGCATGATCGACAGCATGCTCTTTCTGGCGCGTAACGAGCAGCCCGATGCAAGCCTCGATCGACAGCCGATCGAGCTTCACGACATGGTCGATCAGCTCTGCGAGTATTTCGAAGGCATGGCCGAAGAGCGGGGTATGACACTGATCAATCGAACTCATGGCCGTCTTGATGCCGACCCGGATCTGCTACGACGTGCGCTGGCCAACCTGATCGCCAATGCTCTGCGTTACGGTCAGACGCAAACGCCCATCGTCATTGATCAGCAGCAGATTGATCACCTGCACCATATCAGTGTCCTCAATCAGGGAGAGCCGATTCCCGAGGCGCATCTGTCGCTGCTATTCGAGCGTTTCTACCGTGTGGATGCGTCGCGCCATACGCCCGGCGATTCCGGCGGACTGGGACTGGCGATCGTACGCTCCATCGCTCAACTTCATGGCGGTCTGGCGACGGTCAGCAATGAACATTCGGGGGTACGCTTTACGTTATGCCTTCCGGTATCGGCTCGGTCCTGA
- a CDS encoding heavy metal response regulator transcription factor, producing MRILVVEDEVKTADYLHKGLSESGYSVDVAHDGLAGQQRISDEHFDLIILDVMLPDMNGWQLLQFIRSRWQTPVLFLTARDAVEYRVKGLELGADDYLVKPFSYVELLARVRTLLRRGPPRETQLFSVGDLSLDLVQHRAMRQGQRIHLTNKEFALLHLLISRENEVLSRTFIASQIWNMNFESDTNVVDVAIRRLRAKVDDPWSHRLIHTVRGMGYMLGLVP from the coding sequence GTGCGTATTCTAGTCGTGGAAGATGAAGTCAAGACCGCCGATTATTTACACAAGGGCCTGAGCGAGTCCGGTTACAGCGTGGATGTCGCGCATGACGGGCTTGCAGGGCAGCAGCGAATCAGCGATGAACATTTCGATCTGATCATTCTTGACGTCATGCTGCCCGACATGAACGGATGGCAGCTGCTTCAGTTCATCCGCAGCCGCTGGCAGACACCGGTGCTTTTTCTGACCGCTCGTGACGCTGTGGAATATCGCGTTAAGGGGCTCGAGCTCGGCGCTGATGACTACCTGGTAAAACCCTTTTCCTACGTGGAGCTTCTGGCTCGGGTTCGAACCCTGTTGCGACGCGGCCCGCCGCGTGAGACGCAGCTGTTCAGCGTTGGCGATCTGTCCCTGGATCTCGTTCAGCACCGAGCGATGCGCCAAGGTCAGCGTATTCATCTCACCAACAAGGAATTCGCGCTGCTGCATCTGTTGATCAGCCGCGAAAATGAGGTGCTTTCACGCACCTTTATCGCGTCACAGATCTGGAACATGAACTTTGAAAGCGACACCAATGTGGTCGATGTGGCCATTCGCCGGCTGCGTGCCAAGGTGGACGATCCCTGGTCTCATCGCCTGATTCATACGGTGCGTGGCATGGGTTACATGCTGGGACTTGTACCATGA